In a genomic window of [Empedobacter] haloabium:
- a CDS encoding anaerobic ribonucleoside-triphosphate reductase activating protein → MTDRPLNVGGFTPFTATDYPGQLAAVVFVQGCAWRCGYCHNPHLRQRPLASPLDWHDILATLARRRGLLDAVVFSGGEPTTDPALPEAMRQARALGFKVGLHTACIYPERLAAVLPLADWVGFDVKAPFDDYHLVTRVPGSGAAARACVQAILASGVDYECRTTVHPDLLAPDALLRMADELRVLGVERYVIQQFRPQGCNDAQLRLATGVAYPAEETLADVRARFRTFLLRRA, encoded by the coding sequence ATGACGGACCGCCCGCTGAACGTGGGCGGCTTCACGCCGTTCACGGCCACCGACTACCCCGGCCAGCTGGCCGCGGTGGTCTTCGTGCAGGGCTGCGCCTGGCGCTGCGGCTACTGCCACAATCCCCACCTGCGGCAGCGCCCCCTCGCCAGCCCGCTGGACTGGCACGACATTCTCGCGACGTTAGCGCGGCGGCGCGGCCTGCTGGACGCGGTCGTCTTCAGCGGCGGCGAACCCACCACCGATCCGGCCCTGCCGGAAGCGATGCGCCAGGCGCGCGCGCTGGGCTTCAAAGTCGGATTGCATACGGCCTGCATCTATCCCGAGCGCCTGGCGGCCGTGCTGCCGCTGGCCGACTGGGTCGGCTTCGACGTCAAGGCGCCGTTTGACGACTACCACCTGGTTACCCGGGTGCCCGGCAGCGGCGCCGCCGCCCGCGCCTGCGTGCAGGCCATCCTGGCCAGCGGCGTGGACTACGAATGCCGCACCACCGTCCATCCGGACCTGCTGGCGCCGGACGCGCTCCTGCGCATGGCCGACGAGCTGCGGGTGCTGGGTGTCGAGCGTTATGTGATCCAGCAGTTCCGGCCGCAGGGGTGCAACGACGCGCAGCTGCGGCTCGCGACCGGGGTGGCGTATCCGGCCGAGGAGACGCTCGCCGACGTACGAGCACGGTTTCGGACGTTCCTGTTGCGGCGTGCGTAG
- the ipdC gene encoding indolepyruvate/phenylpyruvate decarboxylase codes for MDTSTNLTRALLAALQAHGAREIFGLPGDFILPFFIEAEEAGTLPLYTLSHEPGVGFAADAATRYGGGIGVAAVTYGAGALNLVNPVAAAYAEKVPLVVVSGAPGARERAGSLLLHHQVRSIDSQLTIFREITCDQAVLDDPGTAPALIARVLARCVRESRPVYIELPRDMARVPCAPVPTLAEPTWDRDAVAACVREVTARLRAAQRPVLVVGIELRRLGLEEQAARLARQLGVPVVTTVMGRGLLAGRGVPLLGTYLGGAGDPLVADAVEESDALLMLGVLPTDTNFAVADGRIDQRHTLMATEGKVFVDHHVYPAIPLAALLEGLLDSGLRAPAPAPEAPGRHCPCDLHADGAPVWPLDIARGINDMLATHGRMPVVSDMGDCFFTALDIEDADLLAPGYYATMGYGVPAGLGLQARTGERPVILVGDGAFQMTGWELGHCRRHGWDPIVIVFNNAGWGMLRSFEPDACFNELGDWHLAAMAAGLGGDGVRVRTRAELAQALQHAATTRGRFQMIEVMLPLGAQSDTLARFVAAARRRNGMC; via the coding sequence GGCGACTTCATCCTGCCGTTCTTCATCGAGGCGGAGGAGGCCGGCACCCTGCCGCTGTACACGCTGAGCCACGAGCCCGGCGTCGGCTTTGCGGCCGACGCGGCCACGCGCTACGGCGGCGGCATCGGCGTCGCCGCCGTCACGTATGGCGCCGGCGCGCTGAACCTGGTCAACCCGGTGGCGGCCGCCTATGCGGAAAAGGTGCCGCTGGTCGTCGTCTCGGGCGCACCGGGCGCGCGCGAGCGGGCCGGCAGCCTGCTGCTGCACCACCAGGTGCGCAGCATCGACTCGCAGCTGACGATCTTCCGCGAGATCACTTGCGACCAGGCCGTGCTGGACGACCCGGGCACGGCGCCGGCGCTGATCGCGCGCGTGCTGGCGCGCTGCGTGCGCGAGTCGCGGCCGGTCTATATCGAGCTGCCGCGCGACATGGCGCGGGTGCCGTGCGCGCCGGTGCCGACGCTGGCCGAGCCGACCTGGGACCGGGATGCGGTGGCGGCCTGCGTGCGCGAGGTGACGGCCCGGCTGCGCGCCGCCCAGCGCCCGGTGCTGGTGGTGGGTATCGAATTGCGCCGGCTTGGCCTGGAGGAGCAAGCCGCGCGGCTGGCGCGCCAGCTGGGCGTCCCGGTCGTGACCACCGTCATGGGCCGTGGCCTGCTGGCCGGGCGCGGCGTGCCGCTCTTGGGCACCTACCTGGGCGGTGCCGGCGACCCGCTGGTGGCGGACGCGGTGGAGGAATCGGACGCGCTGCTGATGCTGGGCGTGCTGCCGACCGACACCAATTTCGCCGTGGCGGACGGCCGCATCGACCAGCGCCACACGCTGATGGCGACCGAGGGCAAGGTTTTCGTCGACCACCACGTCTATCCGGCCATCCCGCTGGCGGCGCTGCTGGAAGGGCTGCTGGACAGCGGCCTGCGCGCGCCGGCGCCGGCGCCGGAGGCGCCCGGCCGGCACTGCCCATGCGACCTGCACGCAGACGGCGCGCCGGTCTGGCCGCTCGACATCGCGCGCGGCATCAACGACATGCTGGCCACGCACGGGCGCATGCCGGTCGTCTCCGACATGGGCGACTGCTTCTTCACGGCGCTGGACATCGAGGACGCGGACCTGCTGGCACCGGGCTACTACGCGACGATGGGCTACGGCGTGCCGGCCGGGCTGGGGCTGCAGGCGCGCACGGGCGAGCGTCCCGTCATTCTGGTGGGCGACGGCGCGTTCCAGATGACGGGCTGGGAACTGGGCCACTGCCGCCGGCACGGCTGGGACCCGATCGTCATCGTGTTCAATAATGCCGGCTGGGGCATGCTGCGCAGCTTCGAGCCGGACGCCTGCTTCAACGAACTGGGCGACTGGCACCTGGCCGCGATGGCGGCCGGCCTGGGCGGCGACGGCGTGCGCGTGCGCACCCGCGCCGAGCTGGCCCAGGCATTACAACACGCCGCCACGACGCGCGGGCGCTTCCAGATGATCGAGGTGATGCTGCCACTGGGAGCGCAGTCCGATACGCTGGCAAGGTTCGTGGCCGCGGCGCGGCGGCGCAATGGCATGTGCTAG